The Methylomonas sp. UP202 DNA window AATGCATTTCGGCGAATTCAGGGTTGCGAGCATTTCCAAAACGCCCGGCATGGGCTTCAAATCACACGCGAAGAGTGCCGCAACCCGCTGGCGATAGCGCTGTTCAAACGAATCCGGCAGCTTTAGGCCAAGACGGTGTTCAAGGTCAATCAGAATCGAACTTAGTTTTTGGCCGCGATAGCGCTCGATCAAGGTCTCCAGCGGATCATCCAACTGCGGAAGCAGGTCGAGAAAGGCTTGATTGCACAGTCCTTCGCTGTCCACCAGTGTGCCGTCCAAATCGAAGATGACACAAATATTATTCATCTACCGCATTGCCTACGCTTCGATACGCCATAGCTGGCCGGCTCCGGTCATTTGGTCTGAATTCCGATCTAACCGGTCACGGTTATCAGGTCATGCATTGGCTAACAACTCGCGCGGAAATTGCTCAAAACTCTCGATCACGGTCGAGACCCCTTGGCAGGCGAGAAGCTTGTTGTGCGTTTCAAGCGGACCAAGACCGACGATATGGCCGATATTGGCGGCATGGGCGGATTGGAAACCGGAAATGGCGTCCTCGACAACGATGCAATCGTACGGCGGCAAACCAATATTGGTTGCCGCCTTGGCATACATATCCGGCGCGGGTTTACCGGGACGAGCCCCGTCGTCGAAGACAAGCCGTGGCAGATCGAACCACTTATCCAGACCGAGGTGTTGGATGAAAAAATCCAGATTGGTTTTTTCGGAGGCTGTCGCGATGGTACGGGGTATACCTTTGCTAGAAACCAAGTCAAGCAGCGCTTCGGCACCGGGAGACAAAACAAACGTGTCGGGATTTTTTAAACATAAATCCCGATACATTGACTCCTTGATTTGTATCAGCTCAAGCAGCTCTGCTTCTTGAAAGTTTCTGCCGCGGAGATAGCTCAAAATGTGACGATTGGTACGGCCATGCACATGGATTGAAAATTCGTCGTCGTTTAAAGGTGAGCCTCTAAGGCGTAGCGCCGTCGCTTGCCAGGCCTGAACGTGCAGCGGTGCATCCCAAAGCAAAACGCCGTTGAAATCAAAAATTATGCCTTTGTATTTCATCATGATTACGGGTAGCGACACAGATTGAGGCACCGTACGGTTGGGCTAAATGATGGCCTACGGCTTATCGCACCAACCCAATTTTTGGTAGGGGACATTGCCCTACTTGACGCCATTTTCAGAGCACCCCACCCAGCGATTCCTTGAGCGGTATGTCGGCGTTGCGTTTGTACCAGTCATTGAAACGCTGACGA harbors:
- a CDS encoding HAD family phosphatase → MMKYKGIIFDFNGVLLWDAPLHVQAWQATALRLRGSPLNDDEFSIHVHGRTNRHILSYLRGRNFQEAELLELIQIKESMYRDLCLKNPDTFVLSPGAEALLDLVSSKGIPRTIATASEKTNLDFFIQHLGLDKWFDLPRLVFDDGARPGKPAPDMYAKAATNIGLPPYDCIVVEDAISGFQSAHAANIGHIVGLGPLETHNKLLACQGVSTVIESFEQFPRELLANA